The proteins below come from a single Drosophila busckii strain San Diego stock center, stock number 13000-0081.31 chromosome X, ASM1175060v1, whole genome shotgun sequence genomic window:
- the LOC108605670 gene encoding serine--pyruvate aminotransferase, mitochondrial — MEVPPPLVLKRPLFVPSKTLMGPGPSNCSQRVLEAMSNPVLGHLHPECLQIMDEVKEGIKYVFQTLNDATMCISGAGHSGMEAALCNLIEDNDVVLMGISGVWGHRAADMARRYGADVRYVEASFGRALTLDEIRFAFDTHKPRVLFVCQGDSSTGILQRHIRELGEMCRQHDCYLVVDVVASLGGTEFLMDEWKVDVAYTGSQKSLGGPAGITPISFSRRALTHIRQRKSKPKVYYFDVLLIGQYWGCYGTPRIYHHTISSTLLYGLREALTHFCAMGLKSVVQRHVECSARLQLGIEELGLEMFVQREADRLPTVNTIKVPFGIDWKKVADYAMRKYNLEISGGLGPTAEHVFRIGLMGENATLEKVDMVLSILHEAIQSIKLRALKTERSKI, encoded by the exons atggAAGTGCCACCGCCTTTAGTATTAAAGCGTCCCTTGTTTGTGCCCAGCAAGACGTTAATGGGACCAGGACCATCCAATTGCTCACAGCGCGTGCTGGAGGCCATGAGTAATCCAGTGCTGGGACATTTGCATCCGGAATGCTTACAG ATCATGGACGAAGTAAAGGAGGGCATCAAGTATGTATTCCAGACGTTGAACGATGCCACGATGTGCATCAGCGGCGCCGGCCATAGCGGCATGGAAGCGGCCCTCTGCAATCTGATCGAGGACAACGATGTGGTGCTCATGGGCATCAGCGGCGTCTGGGGGCATCGGGCAGCGGACATGGCGCGTCGCTATGGCGCCGATGTGCGCTACGTGGAGGCGAGCTTCGGACGCGCCTTAACATTGGACGAAATACGCTTCGCTTTCGATACACACAAGCCGCGCGTGTTATTCGTCTGCCAGGGTGACTCCTCCACGGGCATACTGCAGCGGCATATACGTGAGCTGGGCGAGATGTGCCGCCAGCATGACTGCTATCTGGTGGTGGATGTGGTTGCCTCGCTGGGCGGCACAGAGTTCCTCATGGACGAGTGGAAAGTGGATGTGGCCTACACGGGCTCGCAGAAGTCGCTGGGCGGACCAGCGGGCATCACCCCCATCTCGTTCAGCAGGCGCGCCCTCACCCACATCCGACAGCGCAAGAGCAAGCCCAAGGTCTACTACTTCGATGTGCTGCTCATTGGCCAGTACTGGGGCTGCTATGGCACTCCACGCATCTATCATCACACCATCTCCAGCACGCTGCTCTACGGTCTGCGTGAGGCTCTGACGCACTTCTGTGCCATGGGCTTGAAGTCGGTGGTGCAGCGGCATGTGGAGTGCTCGGCGCGCCTCCAGTTGGGCATCGAGGAGCTGGGCCTGGAGATGTTTGTGCAGCGTGAAGCGGATCGCTTGCCCACAGTAAACACAATCAAAGTGCCATTTGGCATCGACTGGAAAAAGGTCGCCGACTATGCCATGCGCAA ATATAATCTGGAGATCAGCGGCGGCCTGGGTCCCACTGCGGAGCACGTCTTTCGCATTGGCCTAATGGGTGAGAATGCTACGCTAGAGAAAGTTGACATGGTCCTAAGCATTTTACACGAAGCAATACAAAGCATTAAGCTGCGCGCTCTCAAAACTGAACGCTCCAAGATATAA
- the LOC108605585 gene encoding probable RNA-binding protein 19 — protein MSRIIVKQLPKHINEEKLRNIFGAKGTITDLQLKYTPDGKFRQFCFVGYSNEEEAQAAIKHFHNSCIQANRVHVELCASLGSEDKPQSWSKYAKDSKRNLDKQQVKQPVLEKKQQKVNKVDEIIGKHKDDPEFQEFMQAHDKQRALWANDAALGATEQDNDEDDNEEEQQVEQEAAEEEVEEEPTEKLAAQPISDLEYMQTLKAGAKTTKADKSNLELFTIKIHNVPYNTKRQDVLKFFKPLKPYSVRLPGKVHGFAYVGFKTEKDFDKGMLKNKSFIKGKQVFFSDFTEKNKITKAQREGDKSTTTATSNVAGNAKWQQQQQSLQSEEHISDSGRIFFRNLAYTTTEQQLQELFEKYGPVTEISLPVDKVTRQIKGFGTVTFMMPEHAVLAFNALDGSDFQGRLLHLLPGKELDKSAEEQQQAADFDNLSFKQKKAAKLKQQAQKSIGWNTLFMGANAVAELLAKQFKTTKEQILDTSGGGSSAAVRLALGETQMVIEMKQFLEEEGVRLSAFDEPTQQRSKTIILAKNLPAGTERSELTPIFSKFGPIGRLVLPPSGVTALIEYCEPSEARQAFKKLAFSKFKTTPLFLEWAPAHAFTKTLNGVDIIPKSEPKVEEEVKPAPASEPEPKPTVAEDEDDEPEPETTLFLRNLNFKTVADTVRAHFQHLGSVHTVEIAKRKDAQNPKQLNSLGYGFIQFKKAAIAAQALKEMQMTTIEGNLVELKRSDRVLKTQDDGARRRQIEQKKQTGTKILVRNIPFQARYSEVRDIFKAFGELRSLRIPKKMTPGEDAHRGFGFVDFTSKAEAKRAFEALSASTHLYGRRLVLEWATNEDTQDIDELRKRTAEKFDNVQGAIEAKRSRRAFFDVDSHVPQQAEEDEEEERTI, from the exons ATGTCACGTATTATAGTTAAACAGCTACCCAAGCAT ATAAATGAGGAGAAGCTGCGCAACATATTCGGCGCTAAGGGCACTATAACAGATTTACAACTGAAATACACGCCGGATGGCAAATTCCGACAATTCTGTTTTGTGGGCTACAGCAACGAGGAGGAGGCGCAGGCAGCCATCAAACACTTTCATAATTCATGTATACAAGCCAATCGCGTGCACGTGGAATTGTGCGCATCGCTGGGCAGTGAGGATAAGCCGCAGTCGTGGAGCAAATATGCCAAGGACAGCAAACGCAATTTAGATAAGCAACAGGTGAAGCAGCCGGTGCTGGagaaaaagcagcagaaagtTAATAAAGTGGATGAGATAATAGGCAAACACAAGGATGATCCAGAGTTTCAGGAATTTATGCAGGCGCATGACAAACAACGCGCACTGTGGGCTAACGATGCAGCGCTGGGTGCGACAGAGCAAGATAATGACGAGGATGACAACGAAGAGGAGCAGCAAGTGGAACAGGAAGCAGCTGAGGAGGAGGTAGAAGAGGAGCCAACCGAGAAGCTGGCTGCGCAGCCCATTAGCGACTTGGAGTATATGCAAACACTCAAGGCAGGAGCTAAAACAACCAAAGCTGATAAAAGCAACCTCGAGCTTTTTACTATTAAAATACACAATGTGCCTTACAATACCAAGCGACAGGATGTACTGAAGTTCTTCAAGCCACTGAAGCCCTACTCTGTGCGCTTGCCTGGCAAAGTGCATGGCTTTGCCTATGTGGGCTTCAAAACGGAAAAGGACTTTGACAAAGGCATGCTTAAGAACAAAAGTTTCATCAAAGGCAAGCAAGTGTTCTTCTCCGACTTTACGGAAAAGAACAAGATAACCAAGGCACAGCGTGAGGGAGACaagagcacaacaacagcaacaagcaatgTGGCGGGCAAtgccaagtggcagcaacagcagcagagttTGCAAAGCGAGGAGCACATCAGCGACTCTGGACGCATATTCTTTCGCAATCTGGCCTACACCACCAcagagcagcagttgcaggAGCTGTTTGAGAAGTACGGACCCGTTACAGAAATAAGTTTGCCTGTGGACAAAGTTACGCGTCAAATCAAAGGCTTTGGCACTGTGACGTTTATGATGCCGGAGCATGCAGTGCTGGCATTCAATGCGTTGGATGGCAGCGACTTTCAGGGACgtctgctgcatttgctgcctgGCAAGGAGCTGGACAAGTCGgcagaggagcagcagcaggctgcAGATTTCGACAATTTGTCGTTCAAACAAAAGAAGGCGGccaagctgaagcagcaggCACAAAAGTCCATAGGCTGGAACACGCTCTTCATGGGTGCCAATGCTGTTGccgagctgctggccaagcagtTCAAGACAACAAAGGAGCAGATACTCGACACcagcggcggtggcagcagcgctgctgtgcGCTTAGCCTTGGGTGAAACACAAATGGTCATTGAGATGAAACAGTTTCTGGAGGAAGAAGGCGTGCGGCTGAGCGCCTTCGATGAGCCCACACAACAGCGTTCCAAGACGATAATACTCGCCAAGAATTTGCCTGCAGGCACCGAGCGCAGCGAGCTGACGCCTATCTTTAGTAAATTTGGACCCATAGGTCGCTTGGTGTTGCCACCCAGCGGCGTGACGGCGCTCATCGAGTACTGTGAGCCCTCGGAGGCGCGTCAGGCATTCAAAAAATTGGCCTTTAGCAAATTTAAGACAACGCCGCTTTTCCTGGAGTGGGCGCCAGCGCATGCATTCACCAAAACGCTCAACGGTGTGGACATTATACCCAAATCAGAGCCCAAAGTGGAAGAGGAAGTTAAACCCGCGCCTGCGTCAGAGCCTGAGCCCAAACCAACGGTTGCCgaggatgaggatgatgaGCCGGAACCGGAGACGACGCTGTTTCTACGCAATCTCAACTTCAAAACTGTTGCCGACACGGTGCGTGCGCATTTTCAACATTTGGGCAGCGTGCACACAGTGGAAATTGCGAAACGCAAAGACGCGCAGAATCCCAAGCAGCTCAATTCCTTGGGCTATGGTTTTATACAATTCAAGAAGGCGGCCATAGCAGCGCAAGCTTTGAAGGAGATGCAAATGACCACGATTGAGGGTAATCTGGTGGAGCTGAAGCGCAGCGATCGTGTGCTCAA AACTCAAGATGATGGCGCACGGCGACGACAGATTGAGCAGAAGAAACAGACTGGCACCAAGATTCTGGTGCGCAATATTCCCTTCCAGGCGCGCTATAGTGAAGTGCGCGATATATTCAA AGCATTTGGTGAGCTGCGCTCGTTGCGCATACCCAAGAAGATGACACCTGGCGAGGATGCGCAtcgtggctttggctttgtggACTTTACCAGCAAAGCGGAGGCGAAACGTGCCTTTGAGGCTTTAAGCGCCAGCACGCATTTGTACGGTCGCCGTCTGGTGCTGGAATGGGCCACCAACGAGGATACACAGGATATAGACGAATTGCGTAAACGCACCGCTGAAAAGTTTGATAATGTGCAAGGAGCAATCGAGGCTAAGCGCAGCAGACGCGCTTTCTTCGATGTCGACAGCCATGTACCGCAGCAGGCGGAAGAAGACGAAGAGGAAGAGCGTACTATATAA